The following proteins are encoded in a genomic region of Streptococcus constellatus subsp. constellatus:
- a CDS encoding zinc ribbon domain-containing protein YjdM, giving the protein MNQLPNCPKCQSEYVYEDGLLLVCPECAYEWNPAEVDEEDDGIKAIDANGNQLVDGDTVTLIKDLKVKGAPKDLKQGTRVKNIRIVEGDHNIDCKIDGFGAMKLKSEFVKKI; this is encoded by the coding sequence ATGAATCAATTACCAAATTGTCCAAAATGCCAGTCAGAATATGTTTACGAAGATGGGTTACTATTAGTTTGTCCAGAGTGTGCTTATGAGTGGAATCCGGCTGAAGTCGATGAAGAAGATGATGGCATCAAAGCGATTGATGCAAATGGCAATCAACTTGTGGACGGAGATACTGTTACTCTCATCAAGGATTTAAAAGTCAAGGGTGCTCCAAAGGATTTGAAACAAGGAACGCGCGTGAAAAATATTCGGATTGTAGAAGGCGACCATAATATTGATTGCAAGATTGATGGTTTTGGTGCGATGAAACTTAAGTCAGAATTTGTTAAGAAAATCTGA
- a CDS encoding FAD-dependent oxidoreductase, whose protein sequence is MKIIIVGGVAGGMSAATRLRRLKEDAEIIIFEKGPFVSFANCGLPYYVSGEIAEREDLLVQTPESLKARFRLDVRPFHEVTAISPDQHMVTVRHDGKEFTESYDKLILSPGAKPFVPPIEGLETAENTYTLRNVPDLDEIMLALEKEPKEAVVIGAGFIGLEMAENLRKRGLNVTIVEKAPHVLPPLDEEMAAFVQAELLKNGIQVVTSQSATRFEDKGKVIVLENGQKIASDVTILSVGVQPENALAQVAGIELGLRGGILVNERYETSQPDIYAVGDAIVVKQEVTGEDALISLASPANRQGRQVADVIAGVARKNKGSIGTAIVRAFDMTAASTGLSERILRMNGLPYQVIHVSGKDHAGYYPGATDVTLKLLFEPTSGKIYGAQGVGKKGVDKRIDILATAIKGNLTIFDLPELEFTYAPPFGSAKDPVNMLGYAALNLVEGLSDNIQWYELEDELAAGKKFLDVRTASELQQGRLKVDTVHIPLNELRERLGELDKSQDYIVSCHSGLRSYIAERILKQAGFSVQNLDGAFALYKMVKPEGVEYGN, encoded by the coding sequence ATGAAAATTATCATTGTTGGTGGAGTTGCAGGTGGAATGTCTGCAGCGACGCGTTTAAGACGGCTAAAAGAAGACGCTGAGATTATTATTTTTGAAAAGGGGCCATTCGTTTCCTTTGCAAACTGTGGTCTGCCTTACTATGTTTCTGGAGAAATTGCTGAGCGGGAAGACTTGTTAGTGCAAACGCCTGAGAGTTTAAAGGCACGCTTTCGTTTAGATGTGAGACCTTTCCATGAAGTGACGGCTATCTCACCAGATCAACATATGGTGACGGTTCGGCATGACGGAAAGGAATTTACAGAGAGTTACGATAAGTTGATTTTATCGCCGGGGGCAAAGCCTTTTGTGCCTCCAATTGAAGGTTTGGAAACAGCTGAAAATACCTATACTTTACGTAATGTTCCTGACCTAGATGAGATTATGTTAGCTTTGGAGAAAGAACCAAAAGAAGCTGTGGTGATTGGGGCTGGATTCATTGGACTTGAAATGGCAGAAAATCTTCGCAAGCGTGGTTTGAATGTGACAATTGTTGAGAAAGCACCGCATGTTTTGCCACCGCTTGATGAAGAAATGGCTGCTTTTGTTCAGGCTGAATTGTTGAAAAACGGCATTCAAGTAGTTACTTCTCAGTCTGCTACGCGGTTTGAGGACAAGGGAAAGGTCATTGTGCTGGAGAATGGGCAAAAAATTGCTTCTGATGTGACCATTTTATCTGTCGGGGTGCAACCAGAGAATGCTTTAGCACAGGTAGCAGGTATTGAGCTGGGATTGCGTGGCGGTATCTTAGTCAATGAGCGTTATGAAACCAGTCAACCTGATATTTATGCGGTCGGCGATGCGATTGTTGTCAAGCAAGAAGTTACAGGAGAAGATGCACTGATTTCATTGGCTTCGCCTGCTAATCGTCAAGGTCGCCAAGTTGCGGATGTGATTGCTGGAGTAGCTCGAAAGAATAAAGGCAGCATTGGTACAGCTATTGTTCGGGCATTTGACATGACGGCAGCTTCAACAGGGCTGAGCGAGCGCATTCTTCGTATGAATGGCCTGCCTTATCAAGTTATTCATGTCAGTGGTAAGGATCATGCTGGCTACTATCCGGGTGCGACTGATGTGACCTTGAAACTCCTCTTTGAGCCAACAAGTGGCAAAATTTACGGTGCACAAGGTGTTGGGAAAAAAGGCGTTGATAAGCGGATTGATATTTTGGCAACGGCTATTAAAGGTAATCTAACCATTTTTGATTTGCCAGAGTTGGAATTTACCTATGCGCCACCGTTTGGCTCTGCTAAAGATCCGGTCAATATGCTGGGATATGCAGCCTTAAACTTGGTAGAAGGTTTGAGCGACAATATCCAGTGGTATGAATTGGAAGATGAACTAGCTGCCGGTAAGAAGTTCCTAGATGTGCGGACGGCCAGTGAGCTTCAACAAGGTCGTTTGAAAGTGGATACGGTTCACATTCCTTTAAATGAATTGCGTGAGCGTTTAGGAGAGTTAGACAAGTCGCAGGATTATATCGTGAGCTGTCATAGTGGACTTCGTAGCTATATTGCCGAGCGCATTCTCAAACAAGCAGGATTTTCTGTTCAAAATCTAGACGGCGCCTTTGCCTTGTACAAAATGGTAAAACCAGAGGGGGTAGAATATGGAAACTAG
- a CDS encoding rhodanese-like domain-containing protein — protein sequence METSISMPEFYKKYQTEILSILDVREDYEFQMGHVPTAKNLPLSTFETGYKQLSQQEKYYVICQSGARSAAACQFLSAQGFDVTNVAGGMNFWHGEVE from the coding sequence ATGGAAACTAGCATCAGCATGCCTGAATTTTATAAAAAATATCAGACAGAAATCTTATCCATTCTTGATGTGCGAGAAGATTATGAGTTTCAAATGGGACACGTGCCGACGGCAAAAAATCTGCCATTAAGCACTTTTGAGACGGGCTACAAACAACTCAGCCAGCAGGAGAAATACTATGTCATCTGCCAATCTGGCGCACGTTCTGCGGCTGCGTGTCAGTTTTTAAGTGCGCAAGGATTTGATGTAACCAATGTAGCTGGGGGCATGAATTTCTGGCATGGCGAGGTGGAATAA
- the lspA gene encoding signal peptidase II has protein sequence MKRKVMVPIVIVALIALDQWVKFEIVKNIQLGEVKPFLPKILSLTYLRNTGAAFSILENQQWLFAVITLVVIGAAIWYLSKHIKGSVWLLSALSLIIAGGIGNFIDRMRQGFVVDMFQLDFINFAIFNVADSYLTIGVLVLIVMMLKEEGNAS, from the coding sequence ATGAAACGAAAAGTGATGGTGCCAATTGTGATTGTAGCCTTAATTGCTTTGGATCAATGGGTAAAATTTGAAATTGTCAAAAACATTCAATTAGGTGAAGTAAAACCCTTCCTTCCAAAGATTTTGAGTTTGACTTATTTGCGAAATACAGGAGCGGCATTTTCAATTCTGGAGAACCAGCAATGGTTGTTTGCGGTAATTACTTTAGTGGTGATTGGCGCTGCTATCTGGTATTTGAGCAAGCACATCAAAGGTTCTGTCTGGCTGCTGTCTGCTTTGAGTTTAATTATTGCAGGTGGAATTGGAAATTTTATTGACCGCATGCGCCAAGGTTTTGTTGTGGATATGTTTCAGCTTGATTTTATCAATTTTGCAATTTTTAATGTTGCGGATAGTTATCTGACGATTGGTGTGCTTGTACTGATAGTGATGATGTTAAAGGAAGAGGGCAATGCAAGTTAA
- a CDS encoding LysR family transcriptional regulator, protein MNIQQLRYVVAIANSGTFREAAEKMYVSQPSLSIAVRDLEKELGFKIFHRTSSGTFLTRRGMEFYEKAQELVKGFDVFQNQYANPEEEKAEFSIASQHYDFLPPLITEFAKRYPKDKNFRIFESTTVQILDEVAQGHSEIGIIYLNNQNTKGMMQRIDKLGLEVIDLIPFQTHIYLRADHPLAGKEELTMEDLADLPTVRFTQEKDEYLYYSENFVDTSASSQMFNVTDRATLNGILERTDAYATGSGFLDSNSVNGITVIRLQDNLENRMVYVKREEVELSPIGAAFVAVMEKYFAKRGKK, encoded by the coding sequence ATGAATATTCAACAACTGCGTTATGTTGTAGCGATTGCCAACAGTGGCACTTTTCGTGAAGCAGCTGAGAAAATGTATGTCAGCCAGCCGAGCTTGTCCATTGCAGTTCGAGATTTAGAAAAAGAGTTGGGCTTTAAAATATTTCATAGAACGAGCAGTGGCACATTTCTGACACGTCGAGGGATGGAATTTTACGAAAAAGCCCAAGAATTGGTCAAGGGATTTGATGTATTTCAAAATCAATACGCCAATCCAGAGGAAGAAAAAGCAGAATTTTCCATTGCTAGCCAGCACTATGATTTCTTACCGCCTCTGATAACGGAATTTGCTAAACGCTATCCAAAAGATAAGAATTTCCGAATTTTTGAATCCACAACAGTGCAGATTTTAGATGAAGTGGCGCAGGGGCACAGTGAGATTGGCATTATCTATCTGAACAATCAAAATACTAAAGGAATGATGCAGCGGATTGATAAATTGGGACTAGAAGTGATAGATTTGATTCCTTTTCAGACGCATATCTATCTACGGGCAGATCACCCCTTAGCTGGGAAAGAGGAGCTTACTATGGAAGATTTGGCAGATCTGCCGACAGTTCGTTTTACGCAGGAAAAGGATGAATATCTCTATTATTCAGAGAATTTTGTGGATACTAGTGCCAGTTCTCAGATGTTTAATGTAACTGATCGTGCCACTTTGAATGGTATTTTAGAGCGGACAGATGCTTATGCAACAGGATCTGGATTTTTGGATAGTAATAGCGTAAACGGCATTACGGTGATTCGATTACAAGACAACTTGGAAAATCGCATGGTTTATGTTAAACGTGAAGAAGTAGAGCTTTCACCAATTGGTGCAGCTTTTGTTGCTGTTATGGAAAAATATTTTGCAAAAAGAGGTAAAAAATGA
- a CDS encoding GNAT family N-acetyltransferase gives MLHLFLQFIKRNNVTEKERQQLLAITRDCHQLDGTYRTPYLDTTYNVDKDMPAFFLAYEAAKLVGYLFVYADEPKEAEVSLYVIPAYRRKGIARTLLSEFANVATQYNLSEVDYVTETAFLTKHPNFLEHFQFHITDAELWLEQPRRQFALEKRAGLEVVLADLDLVEEIATFQAEAFGNPLESSRTYAREAILDNNTLLFVLKKDGKIIASCSVDMSTDFNFFFGLAVKKELQGQGLGSYLMSAIMNDMYERNDLNFQIVVDKENTGAYKLYQRLGFQVMTEVVYVGK, from the coding sequence ATGTTGCACTTATTCTTGCAATTTATCAAAAGAAATAATGTAACAGAAAAAGAACGCCAACAACTGTTAGCAATTACGAGAGATTGTCATCAGCTAGATGGAACTTATCGTACCCCCTATCTTGATACGACTTACAACGTAGATAAAGATATGCCTGCTTTTTTCTTAGCCTATGAAGCCGCTAAGTTAGTAGGTTATTTATTCGTTTATGCTGATGAACCGAAAGAAGCTGAAGTTTCGCTCTATGTGATACCTGCTTATCGGCGCAAAGGAATTGCTCGTACCTTGCTAAGCGAATTTGCAAATGTAGCGACACAATACAATTTATCCGAAGTTGACTATGTGACAGAAACAGCTTTTTTGACCAAACACCCGAATTTTTTAGAGCATTTTCAATTTCACATAACAGATGCTGAGTTGTGGCTGGAGCAGCCGCGCAGACAATTTGCTTTAGAAAAGAGAGCGGGTTTAGAAGTTGTTTTGGCAGATTTGGACTTGGTCGAAGAGATTGCAACTTTCCAAGCAGAAGCGTTTGGAAATCCTTTAGAAAGCAGCCGCACTTATGCACGTGAAGCTATCTTAGATAATAACACTCTTTTGTTTGTATTGAAAAAAGATGGGAAAATTATTGCATCTTGCTCTGTTGATATGAGCACAGATTTCAATTTCTTCTTTGGTCTAGCAGTGAAAAAAGAGCTACAGGGACAAGGACTAGGCTCTTATCTTATGTCGGCAATAATGAATGACATGTATGAGCGGAATGATTTAAATTTCCAAATTGTAGTAGACAAGGAAAATACAGGTGCTTACAAACTTTACCAACGATTAGGGTTTCAAGTGATGACAGAAGTTGTCTATGTCGGTAAGTAA
- a CDS encoding helix-turn-helix domain-containing protein produces MLDKYLEESILNKATILQIILEFQTIDIEQLAQLTEFSEKIIYQHLAELKEEFNDLFYLKVFANTVHLDLITKINPSICFHRIYQSSTFLHLLRYFLQEEKESFICFIQKEYISRATGYRIRDKCLDFLKEVGLSLDRYQVIGPEYRIRFLIALLEYKFGIHLYEIKEKELKLVYQWIRSSNAHISQEAFEAATEESRFFSILVVLMWKRKNFPMVLPASQELEKLKTLLVYPKLITLTKKILEPALQVMFTPTDYDYLFLAYCTTPNPFSRDKWLEHDRDTALDIIMKQGMLLPLIQKFRLLFGDELINSQPFRIVMLFFMKPFICNLQSLVPNSYIFQYDHRGLFDPLYLLLSPLVKEWMKEVGLTGEVYKYHIYHVTIQLRELIYANMAPISLYIFASNNADVTTLKNAFSRNIPPSITRIVVIDFLNSSLHLQDHEETNIIVADQHISTYIKSLFPDKEHILINFSMNFYDIHYQHIYEAIYKLRKERYQEYINGLKKLL; encoded by the coding sequence ATGTTAGATAAATATTTGGAAGAATCAATTTTAAATAAAGCAACCATTTTACAAATCATTCTAGAATTTCAAACGATTGATATTGAGCAACTAGCACAACTCACTGAATTTAGTGAAAAAATCATCTATCAACATCTAGCAGAATTGAAAGAGGAATTCAATGATTTATTTTATCTGAAAGTTTTTGCGAACACAGTTCACTTAGACCTGATTACAAAAATCAATCCTTCCATCTGTTTTCATCGGATTTATCAAAGTTCAACCTTTCTCCACCTTTTGCGCTACTTCTTACAAGAAGAAAAAGAGAGTTTCATTTGCTTTATCCAAAAAGAGTACATATCCCGTGCAACTGGCTATCGAATACGTGATAAGTGTTTGGACTTTTTGAAAGAAGTTGGGTTATCTTTAGACAGATACCAAGTCATTGGACCAGAATACCGTATTCGTTTCCTTATCGCTTTGCTGGAATATAAATTTGGCATTCATCTGTATGAAATTAAAGAAAAAGAGTTAAAACTCGTTTATCAATGGATTCGTTCTTCCAATGCCCACATCTCACAAGAAGCCTTCGAAGCAGCTACAGAAGAAAGTCGATTCTTTTCTATTCTCGTGGTGCTAATGTGGAAACGAAAGAATTTTCCTATGGTTCTACCTGCCTCACAAGAGCTAGAAAAACTAAAAACGCTCCTTGTCTATCCAAAACTGATAACCTTAACCAAGAAAATTTTGGAACCTGCCCTACAAGTGATGTTTACACCGACAGACTACGATTATCTATTTTTAGCCTATTGTACTACCCCTAATCCTTTCTCTAGAGACAAATGGTTGGAACACGATCGCGATACAGCTCTTGATATTATCATGAAACAAGGAATGTTACTGCCGCTCATTCAAAAATTTCGCTTATTATTTGGAGATGAGCTGATCAATTCTCAACCATTTAGGATTGTCATGCTCTTCTTTATGAAGCCTTTTATCTGCAATTTACAAAGTTTGGTTCCCAATTCTTACATTTTCCAATATGACCACCGCGGATTGTTTGACCCCCTCTATCTCCTCTTGAGCCCACTTGTCAAAGAATGGATGAAAGAGGTGGGATTGACAGGTGAAGTATACAAGTACCACATTTATCATGTGACCATTCAACTAAGGGAGTTGATTTATGCCAATATGGCACCTATTTCTTTGTATATTTTTGCAAGTAATAATGCCGACGTAACGACTTTAAAGAATGCTTTTTCAAGAAATATTCCTCCTTCTATTACTCGGATTGTGGTAATTGACTTTTTGAATAGTTCGCTCCATTTACAGGATCACGAAGAAACAAATATAATTGTAGCAGACCAACATATTTCAACTTATATCAAGAGCTTATTTCCAGATAAGGAACACATTCTTATCAATTTCTCGATGAATTTTTATGATATTCATTACCAGCATATCTATGAAGCTATTTATAAGTTGAGAAAAGAACGCTATCAGGAATATATCAATGGGTTGAAAAAGTTACTTTAA
- a CDS encoding metal-sensitive transcriptional regulator codes for MTNSKLITRLKRSEGQLRGIQKMIEEERDCADVITQLTAVRSSVERVIELMITENLTECLNHPLDDPKAQKERLEKAVQYFIKRK; via the coding sequence ATGACAAACTCAAAGCTTATTACGCGACTAAAACGCTCCGAGGGACAATTACGTGGCATTCAAAAAATGATAGAGGAAGAACGCGATTGTGCAGACGTTATCACCCAATTAACCGCTGTTCGCTCTAGTGTCGAGCGTGTCATTGAGTTGATGATTACCGAAAATCTCACCGAATGCCTCAACCATCCTTTGGACGATCCTAAAGCTCAAAAAGAGCGGCTAGAAAAAGCTGTCCAATACTTTATCAAACGAAAATAA
- a CDS encoding RluA family pseudouridine synthase, which yields MQVKVEIGGVRLDKALADLTPLSRSHANEQIKNGQILVNGQVKKAKYAVKAGDVITYELPEPEAMEYVAEDLPLDIVYQDEDVAVVNKAQGMVVHPSAGHTSGTLVNALMYHIKDLSGINGVLRPGIVHRIDKDTSGLLMIAKNDDAHIKLADELKDKKSLRKYWAIVHGNLPNDRGVIEAPIGRNEKDRKKQAVTAKGKSAVTRFHVLERFGNYTLVELQLETGRTHQIRVHMAYIGHPVAGDEVYGPRKTLKGHGQFLHARTLGFTHPKTAEVMEFTAEVPIVFQETLATLRKGLK from the coding sequence ATGCAAGTTAAAGTAGAGATTGGCGGTGTACGGTTGGACAAGGCGCTTGCTGATTTGACACCATTATCCCGCAGCCATGCCAATGAACAAATCAAAAATGGGCAAATCTTAGTCAACGGGCAAGTCAAGAAAGCAAAATATGCTGTCAAGGCAGGTGATGTGATTACTTACGAATTGCCCGAACCTGAAGCGATGGAATACGTTGCAGAAGATCTGCCACTGGATATTGTTTATCAGGATGAAGATGTCGCAGTGGTGAACAAGGCTCAAGGTATGGTGGTGCATCCAAGTGCAGGGCATACGAGTGGAACACTGGTCAATGCGCTGATGTACCACATCAAGGATTTGTCCGGTATCAATGGTGTTTTGCGCCCTGGAATTGTCCATCGGATTGACAAAGATACATCAGGATTGTTGATGATTGCCAAGAACGATGATGCGCATATCAAGCTGGCTGATGAATTAAAAGATAAAAAATCCCTGCGGAAGTATTGGGCTATTGTGCATGGTAATCTGCCGAATGACAGAGGCGTTATTGAAGCACCGATTGGACGCAATGAAAAAGATAGAAAAAAACAAGCTGTAACGGCAAAAGGAAAGTCAGCTGTTACACGTTTCCATGTTTTAGAACGTTTTGGCAATTATACGCTGGTGGAGTTGCAACTGGAAACAGGTCGTACACATCAAATTCGTGTGCACATGGCTTATATTGGTCACCCAGTGGCAGGTGATGAAGTATATGGACCACGTAAAACGCTAAAAGGGCACGGTCAATTTTTACATGCCAGAACGCTTGGATTTACTCATCCTAAGACGGCAGAAGTCATGGAATTTACAGCAGAAGTGCCGATCGTTTTCCAAGAAACATTAGCTACATTGAGAAAAGGACTGAAATGA
- a CDS encoding rhodanese-like domain-containing protein, producing MFHLFTKIDSISTSELEQKLKKKIQLLDVRTPSEYRNGHIQGAKNVPLNEISRYTPATNETLYVICHSGVRSKMAAKKLKKKGYDVVNVQGGMSAWTGKVV from the coding sequence ATGTTTCACTTATTTACGAAAATAGATAGTATTTCTACAAGTGAATTGGAACAAAAATTAAAAAAGAAAATTCAACTGCTAGATGTACGAACACCGTCTGAATATCGAAATGGTCATATTCAGGGTGCGAAGAATGTCCCACTCAATGAAATCTCAAGATACACGCCAGCAACAAATGAAACACTGTATGTCATTTGCCATTCCGGTGTGCGGAGCAAAATGGCAGCCAAAAAGCTAAAGAAAAAAGGCTACGATGTTGTCAATGTTCAAGGCGGTATGAGTGCTTGGACCGGAAAAGTTGTTTAA
- a CDS encoding prolyl-tRNA synthetase associated domain-containing protein: MDLYTKVEETLNKLNIPFEIVEHEPALTTEQADSFIKGIEGVRTKTMFLTNKKKTAYYLLIMDDKKRLDMDLFKELVGANKIRMASSDSLFEKMMLPAGVVSPFGLLNNVDKDIQVYFDKEIMSEKRMSFHPNTNEKTLFLDTTDLLKFLEAIGYEPHIIEL, encoded by the coding sequence ATGGACTTATACACAAAAGTGGAAGAAACCCTAAACAAACTAAACATTCCATTTGAAATCGTAGAGCACGAACCAGCGCTTACAACCGAGCAAGCCGACAGCTTCATCAAAGGCATCGAGGGTGTCCGCACCAAAACCATGTTTCTTACTAATAAAAAGAAGACTGCCTACTATTTACTCATTATGGACGACAAAAAACGCTTGGACATGGACTTGTTTAAAGAACTGGTCGGAGCCAATAAAATCCGCATGGCATCATCTGATAGTCTATTTGAAAAAATGATGTTGCCAGCAGGTGTTGTTTCTCCTTTTGGATTGTTAAACAATGTAGACAAAGATATTCAAGTCTATTTTGACAAAGAAATCATGTCGGAAAAACGAATGAGTTTTCACCCCAATACCAATGAAAAAACACTCTTTTTAGACACAACGGACTTACTCAAATTCCTAGAAGCTATTGGTTATGAGCCACATATTATTGAGTTATAG
- a CDS encoding Pr6Pr family membrane protein: protein MKRNVIFYSRMILFILGFVGVYLEITKHGGLGMLMYYTVLSNIIVTAFTAYLLYLMARSESRWQTKTLFRIKGGVTMCIMITCVIYHVLLAPLATDFYRLENFLCHYIVPLWFLADTVLFDKRLQYRWFDPIAWTSVPLLYMAFALFNGLVLKWPIPGAKDSPFAYFFLNIPKYGWSYVLQWSIKIFIGYLLASFLLYGVMSLSSHRKGSS from the coding sequence ATGAAACGAAATGTAATTTTTTATAGCCGCATGATATTGTTTATCTTAGGGTTTGTGGGAGTATATCTTGAAATTACAAAGCATGGCGGTCTTGGCATGCTTATGTATTATACTGTTTTGTCCAACATTATCGTAACAGCTTTCACAGCTTATTTGCTGTATCTAATGGCGCGTTCTGAAAGTCGCTGGCAAACGAAGACACTATTTCGGATTAAAGGCGGTGTCACTATGTGTATCATGATTACCTGTGTCATCTATCATGTTCTGCTTGCTCCGTTAGCGACTGATTTTTATCGACTGGAAAATTTCCTATGTCATTACATTGTACCGTTATGGTTTTTAGCGGATACTGTGCTTTTTGATAAACGTTTGCAATATCGCTGGTTTGATCCCATTGCTTGGACTAGTGTGCCTCTACTTTACATGGCTTTTGCCCTGTTTAATGGTTTGGTTCTCAAGTGGCCTATTCCAGGTGCTAAAGACAGTCCATTTGCTTACTTCTTTCTAAATATCCCAAAATATGGCTGGTCTTATGTCTTACAGTGGTCAATCAAAATTTTTATTGGTTATTTGCTTGCGAGCTTTCTGCTTTACGGAGTTATGTCCCTATCCTCACATAGGAAAGGGTCTTCTTAA
- a CDS encoding IS30 family transposase: MSYSHLTITDRIKIETYLELGLKPCQIASKLGVHKSTISRELRRCQNGYSAVLAQEQYDHRAKQKGRKSCLTPKLKKEIENGLKSSWSPEQICGRYQLEQKPMVAFKTIYNWLYAGLIDLDLSVLRRKGRTRQPKETRGTFRIGTPIAKRPKEVRNRETFGHWELDTVVSSRGKSKGCLATFLERKTRFYLAFKIPDRTAKAMFSAIEQLCRLFPKETLKTFTSDRGKEFACYPLVENLGISFFFADAYSSWQRGSNENANGLLREYFPKKTDLAAISDEALNKALYDINHRPRKCLAYRTAYEALVDELE, from the coding sequence ATGAGCTACTCCCATCTTACCATAACCGACCGAATAAAGATAGAAACCTACTTGGAATTAGGTTTAAAACCTTGCCAAATTGCAAGTAAACTTGGCGTCCATAAGTCTACCATTTCAAGAGAGTTAAGACGATGTCAAAATGGTTATTCCGCAGTCTTAGCACAGGAACAGTACGACCACAGGGCTAAGCAAAAAGGTCGGAAGTCTTGTTTAACACCAAAGTTGAAAAAGGAAATTGAGAACGGTTTAAAATCCTCCTGGTCGCCTGAACAGATTTGTGGGCGCTATCAGCTTGAACAAAAGCCAATGGTAGCTTTTAAAACCATCTATAACTGGCTCTATGCTGGTTTGATTGATCTGGATTTAAGCGTCCTCCGTCGTAAAGGAAGAACTCGACAACCCAAAGAAACACGTGGGACATTTAGGATTGGCACGCCGATTGCCAAACGTCCTAAAGAGGTTCGGAATCGTGAAACTTTTGGCCACTGGGAGCTTGATACTGTAGTGTCTTCCAGAGGCAAAAGCAAGGGGTGTTTAGCGACTTTTCTAGAGCGAAAAACTCGTTTTTACTTAGCTTTCAAGATACCAGATAGAACAGCCAAAGCCATGTTTTCAGCCATCGAACAACTTTGTAGGCTATTTCCAAAAGAGACTCTTAAAACCTTCACTTCAGACAGGGGAAAAGAGTTCGCCTGCTATCCTCTAGTAGAGAATTTAGGAATTTCCTTTTTCTTTGCGGACGCCTATTCATCTTGGCAGAGAGGAAGTAATGAAAACGCAAATGGCTTACTAAGAGAATATTTCCCAAAGAAAACAGATTTAGCTGCTATCTCTGATGAGGCTTTGAACAAGGCCTTATATGATATCAATCACCGACCACGAAAATGTTTAGCTTACAGAACGGCTTATGAAGCTCTAGTGGATGAGTTAGAGTAA